A genomic stretch from Primulina huaijiensis isolate GDHJ02 chromosome 14, ASM1229523v2, whole genome shotgun sequence includes:
- the LOC140956733 gene encoding dnaJ protein ERDJ3B-like translates to MAHPRSKLLLLLWLLSCHLIAISAKSYYNILEVPKGASDEQIKRAYRKLALKYHPDKNQGNEEANKKFAEINNAYEVLSDGEKRGIYDRYGEEGLKQHAASGGRGGGGMNIQDIFSSFFGGGPVEEEEKIVKGDDVIVDLDATLEDLYMGGTLKVWRVKNVLKPAPGKRRCNCRNEVYHKQIGPGMFQQMTEQVCEQCPNVRYEREGDFITVDIEKGMQDGQEVLFYEDGEPIVDGEAGDLKFRIRTAPHDRFSREGNDLHTTVTTTLVQALVGFDKTIKHLDEHLVDVSSKGITTPKEVREFRGEGMPLHFSNKKGDLYVKFEVLFPTSLTEAQKTQIKEILG, encoded by the exons ATGGCGCATCCGAGATCAAAATTATTGCTCCTTTTGTGGCTATTATCTTGCCATCTGATCGCCATTTCTGC GAAGAGTTATTATAACATCCTCGAAGTGCCCAAAGGGGCGTCGGATGAGCAAATAAAGCGTGCTTATAGAAAGCTTGCCTTGAAATATCACCCAGATAAAAATCAAGGAAACGAAGAGGCAAATAAGAAATTTGCTGAAATCAATAATG CTTATGAAGTACTATCTGATGGTGAAAAAAGAGGTATATATGATAGATATGGCGAAGAAGGTCTCAAACAGCATGCTGCTAGTGGGGgtagaggaggaggaggaaTGAATATTCAAGATATTTTTAGCTC TTTCTTTGGTGGAGGTCCCGTGGAAGAGGAAGAGAAAATTGTAAAAGGGGATGATGTGATTGTTGATTTGGACGCTACACTTGAAGATCTGTATATGGGGGGAACCTTGAAG GTTTGGAGGGTGAAAAATGTGCTAAAACCAGCCCCTGGGAAGAGACGCTGCAACTGTAGAAATGAGGTTTATCATAAGCAAATTGGTCCAGGGATGTTCCAGCAAATGACAGAGCAG GTCTGCGAGCAATGCCCAAATGTGAGGTACGAACGAGAGGGTGATTTTATCACGGTGGATATTGAGAAAGGAATGCAGGATGGGCAA GAAGTGTTGTTTTATGAGGATGGGGAGCCAATAGTTGATGGTGAAGCTGGAGATCTTAAG TTTCGAATCCGTACGGCACCCCACGATCGATTTAGCAGGGAAGGCAATGATCTACACACAACAGTCACCACTACTTTG GTGCAAGCACTTGTTGGTTTCGATAAAACAATTAAACACCTTGATGAACATTTAGTGGACGTTAGCTCCAAG GGTATTACAACGCCCAAGGAAGTAAGGGAGTTTAGAGGCGAGGGGATGCCATTACATTTTAGCAACAAGAAGGGCGATCTATACGTCAAGTTTGAAGTTCTTTTTCCCACTTCATTGACAGAGGCCCAAAAGACACAGATCAAGGAAATTCTTGGTTAG